The following DNA comes from Burkholderiales bacterium.
AGCGAGATTGCTTCGCGGAGTTTACCCTGAGCAAAGCCGCGGGCTCGCCATGACTTCCGCGAGACGGTGTTAAAAAGGGCTGGCGACAGCTCTTTTTTATTCTCCTCGCCATCCATTGTACGAGTGGTAAAATGCCCTCACATCCCGGTTCGCCAACAACCCCTTCGCAGCGCATGCTTTATATAAATAATATAATTATAAAACAATATATTATATAACTTACCTCAACATAAACATTAAGTCATGATCCAGGTCGTTTCCCAGGCAGTGCACGATGAGCAAGTGGATGTCATCAAGCTGCCGCCGCATTCGATTGATGCGGAACAATCGGTGCTGGGCGGACTACTCCTGGATAACGAGGCGCTGGACAAGGTGGCGGATCTCATCGTCGAGGCCGATTTTTACCGCCATGACCACCGGCTGATTTACCGGCACATTTCCAAACTGATTCAGAACAACAAACCGGCCGACGCGCTGACCGTTGCCGATTCGCTGGAAAACAGCGCGGAGCTTGCCGACGCCGGCGGGCACGAGTACGTCGAAGCGCTGGCGCAGAATACGCCCTCCGCCGCCAACATCCGCCGCTACGCCGAAATCGTGCGCGACCGGGCTATCTTGCGTAAGCTCGCTGCCGTAGGCACCGAGATTACTGAGAGCGCCTACAATCCTTTAGGGCGCGAAGCCACCGATTTGCTCAACGAATCGGAAGCGAAAGTGTTCCAGATTGCGGAAGCGGGCGCGCGCGGGCAGATTGGTTTTGCCGAAATCCAGCCGCTCCTCACCCAAGTGGTGGAACGGATTGACACGCTCTACAACCGTAACGATCCCAGCGGTATCACCGGCATTCCGACCGGCTTTGCCGACCTCGACGAGAAGACTTCCGGCTTGCAGCCGGGTGATCTCATCGTCATTGCCGGGCGCCCAAGCATGGGCAAGACCTCACTCGCGCTTAACATCACCGAGCATGTCGGAGTTGATCTGCGCCTGCCGGTCGCGGTGTTCAGCATGGAAATGTCGGGCGCGCAAGTGGTGATGCGCATGATGGGTTCAGTCGGTCGTCTCGACCAGCACAAGGTACGCACCGGAAAACTGCAGGACGAGGACTGGCAGAAGCTCACCCACGCCGTGGGCAAGCTCAATGAAGCTGCGATATTTATAGACGAGAGCGGTGCGCTTACCGCCCCGCAGGTGCAGGCGCGGGCGCGCCGGCTGCGCCGCCAGTGCGGCGGACTTGGACTCATCGTGGTTGATTACCTGCAGCTCATGTCGGCGAGCGGCGAAGGGGAAAACCGCGCCACTGAAATTTCGCAGATTTCACGTTCACTGAAAGCACTGGCGAAAGAATTGAACGTGCCAGTGGTCGCGCTTTCGCAGCTTAACCGTGGGCTGGAGCTGCGGCCGAACAAGCGCCCCATCATGTCGGACCTGCGCGAATCCGGCGCGATTGAGCAGGATGCCGACCTGATACTCTTTATTTACCGCGATGAAGTCTACAATCCGGAAACAACCAAAGAGAAAGGGATGGCGGAAATTATCATCGGCAAGCAACGCAATGGT
Coding sequences within:
- the dnaB gene encoding replicative DNA helicase; translation: MIQVVSQAVHDEQVDVIKLPPHSIDAEQSVLGGLLLDNEALDKVADLIVEADFYRHDHRLIYRHISKLIQNNKPADALTVADSLENSAELADAGGHEYVEALAQNTPSAANIRRYAEIVRDRAILRKLAAVGTEITESAYNPLGREATDLLNESEAKVFQIAEAGARGQIGFAEIQPLLTQVVERIDTLYNRNDPSGITGIPTGFADLDEKTSGLQPGDLIVIAGRPSMGKTSLALNITEHVGVDLRLPVAVFSMEMSGAQVVMRMMGSVGRLDQHKVRTGKLQDEDWQKLTHAVGKLNEAAIFIDESGALTAPQVQARARRLRRQCGGLGLIVVDYLQLMSASGEGENRATEISQISRSLKALAKELNVPVVALSQLNRGLELRPNKRPIMSDLRESGAIEQDADLILFIYRDEVYNPETTKEKGMAEIIIGKQRNGPIGTVPLTFLPEYTRFENYASTGSSY